TCGACTTTCTGGGAAATACCAGTGGAAGCGTCGTGGTGCGAGTGTTTCGCCTGCAAAGACAGGGAGCAGCGATTCGCTATCGGTCGGGTGATCGCTCGGAATTGGCTGCCCTGTGGCTGCCATGATGGTGTTGAACACATCACCGATAAAGATCGCATGATCGTATTCAGAACCTGGTTGAATTTCCCCATTCCAAACCATGAAGGCTGGCACGCGCACTCCTGCTTCGTAGGTGGAATTCTTGCCGCCATTGAGTGGCGCACAAGGCACATCATCGGTCGTCGATCCGTTGTCGGAAAAGAATACGATGAGCGTGTTATCGTATTCGCCGATGGCTTTGAGCTTTTCAACGACACGGCCTACAGAATCATCGAGTGTCTCCAACATCGCGGCATAGGTCGCGTTGGTTTCGCTCGTCAATAAATCCGAACCCGTTTTCGGGTCGTGGCGCACCGTGCGCTCCAGCCCTAGCGCTGCGATCTTCTGCTCGTATTTCTTGATCAACTCCGGCTTAGCTTCCTTTTTGTTGTGCACGGAATAATACCAAAAGTTCAAATAAAACGGGCTGTCTGGATCGCGTTGGTCGATGAGCTTCAAGGCCTCATCTGTCAAACGATCGGTTAGTTGCTCCCCTGCTTCGCCGCCTTCTTTCAACATTGGCACACTGGTGCGCTTATCGCTTTTACCATTGGGCTTCCAATTGTAGGGCCAAAAATAGGAACCAGGTCCCCATGCCGTCCAGCCGCCAACATTCACATCGAAGCCAAGATTTTCGGGGAGAGTCTTCTTCTGCTTATTCCCAATATGCCATTTGCCGATGTGCCAGGTCTGATAGCCTGCGTCTTTCAAATAGCTTGGCAAAATCTTCTGACCTTTGGGAAGATAGTGCAGGTGACTCCACATTTTTAGATTCAGGCAATGACGCCCAGTCAACGCCGTGGCACGCGCAGGCGAGCAGATGGCAGCGGAGCTATAGGCCTGCGGAAAACGCATGCCCTGCGCGCATAGTTTGTCGATATTCGGCGTTTCATACAGCTCGGCACCGAAGCAACCGAGGTCCTTCCAACCGAGGTCATCCACTAGAAAAAAGACAACATTCGGCTGCTTGGCCGTTGCAAAAAACGGCGAAGCTAGCCCCAGAATCAACAGGCACTTAAATAGTGATTTCATATCGTATCCTTAAAAAAAAATTATATTAGCGACTTGCAGTGATATCCAGAGCGCCGGACTTCACTGGCAAATCAGCGAGGTAGAGATTCGCACCAACTGATTGAAACGAAGCGCCCTTCATTTTCGGCGCACCTTGTTCACTCCAGATCAATAGCGGGCCGGATTCTTGCAGAGTGAAAGTAATCTGACTGTCCGAAACGGATGTCACCTCTACCGCAGCGGCTGGTAAATATTTGTCGCTGCGACCGATGACGACCCAACCTTTAGTCTTCGGATAGAGTAAGAATAGTTTTGCGTCGAAGTTGGACACTTCCGTGGAGAAGCCCTGCCCGAGTTCGACGACCGACTTTGCCTCGCGATCATACACCAGCAGACCTTCAGTTGGTGTCGTCCATGCAGCGCCGTTCGACAGCAGTTCACCTGCATAGCTGTAATCCTTCGCAGTGAACCCACTCTTCAGTGTCTTACCGCTCTCGGTGAAATTGAATAGTGCGATCGCGGCGACGCCATCCTCCATTGGTGATAGCACGCGGAAGACGTTGTCATCACGGAACGGATGGATGAAGAAACTCTCTGGCAGCAATGTCGCAGGCGCTGCTGTGCGCAGCAGCTTGCCATCTTCGTATGCGAACGGAATGAGCACCTCTGCCACGATTTTGGAGGGCTCGTCAGAGATATAGACAGGGCCTCCAGAAATCGCACGGGCGATCGCCATCGGGTGGACATCACGCTCGTCATGCGAATGGAACATATCGAGGTCGCCCCAGACGGTTTGTGTCATCCACAGGTGGTTCGCAAAGCTCTGGTAGGTATTGCACTTATTCTTGTCTTTATCGGCTTGATTGTAATCCGGACTGGAACGGGTCAATGCACTGTATTTGGTCTGCAGCGAATTGATGTTGGGCTGTGCAATGCAGTTGAGCAGTGGAATGTCATATTTCTTCGTGGCAGCTTCCAGCGCTTCATTATTGTTGCGTGTGGCTCGCACGGCATTGGCTGTTCCTTTATAGAAATCAGGCAAGCGCGACTGAAAATCGACCTTGGTAAAATCAAAACCGGCATCCTTGGAATCGAGCACCATCTTTTCGTAAAACGCCTGCGCCCCTTCAGGGGTGTCTTTCGGTAGCGCTCGTCGACCACGCACCATCAACTGATCTTTGATGTCTGTCATCTGGTGCTGCGGTGAGATGCCTTGCATAAAGCCCGCCATGTTACGCCATACACCCATCCACTTGATCTTATCGGGACGCTTTAACGATGTGATCGCCTCCCAACCGTTGGGGAATTTTTTCACGTCTGGGGTAAAGTCGATGAGCATACTCTTCTTTTGATTCAAATAGCCATTGTCCACCATGAACCAGCGGATCGGTGCACCACAGTTTTCGATGGTATGGACCGCATCGGTCAGGATTTTTTCCGAGATCTTCGTCTTATAAAACTCCCATGAGCACCAACCGAGATAGCCGTATGGCTCTTCGGGAAATGCTTTTTCTGCGCGTGGCCTAGCGGCGACATAACCGGACTCGAAGACCTGCGCCCACACCGCTTCAGTCGCTGCGTAAGGAGAACTACCATACGCCCAGATCAAGAGTGGTATATCGCCGACAATCGCTTCAGTTCCTAGGCTACGGCTCTTAATGAGTAACTTACCGTTTTCGAGGAAGAATTGACCGTTTACGAGATCTGAGGTCATTGGCAACAACGACAGGTAGCGGCCATCCACGAGTTCCAGAAGTATGAACTGACCTTCTGCGAGATAGCTATGTTCGTTTCGAGTTTTGGAAGGCTTGTAGGCCTCTAAGTCAGCCAAAGATGTAAACGCGACTGCTTCGACTCGGTTACCCACTGCTGGGCCACCTCCCCAAGGGCGATAATAGGCACCTTGCCTGAATTCGGGCAACTGCACCTCGCGCGTGAGGACGACGCCCGACTTGCCGGGTGTGACATTCACCCCTTCGGCAACAATCAACTTCTGCGTTTCAGCAGTCACTACGATTTCTTCTGCAAGCAAACTTCCTGCAGATAAAACACCTGCGAGACACAGGCACACTACGCTTTGTATTTTCATTCGATATATTCCTATTTAAAATTTCATATGGCTGCACCATCAGCCGGTGGATGTGTTGGTTAATCAATTACCTCTAGGAGCAACGCAGCACTATCATATTGGTGGGTAAACTGTAAGGGAATACCGCGCTCCATCCATGCTTGCCCACTTTGACTGCTTTGAACACTCGCATCTAAACGTGGCTGTTCATCACCGTCTGGCAGGTTCATTTCTGTCAACTGGTAGGTGCGTGCCGGATCCAACCCAGAAACTGGCGCGGAAAACGCGACAGGCTGCTGCGCTTCCCCTGTTTGATAAGCCAATACCAACGAGCGCTGTTGGTCTTTCGACACATAGTTCATCGACGGTGTCGGCGAATCGTAAGGATGTGCATGGCGGTATTGATCGCCGAGTTGCACGATCTCGCGCACCTGCTTGTAGGCAGCAATGCCGACTCGGCACGCGGTCAAATAGTCTGGCGTGCATTTGCGCGTATCCACCTCCATGCCGAATTGCGTCATCATGGATACATCCACGCGAAACTTGGGGCTGAAGCCCTTTCCTTTGTGCGTCACGTGCGACGTAATCGTGTTCACTGGCATAAATCCAGAGAAGTTCCACTGTGCGCCAAGCCGATAGAGTGGATCGGTGTCGTCACTCGGCCAAAAGGTGTGGCTGTAACGCATCGCACCGAGATCAGCGCGACCGCCTCCCGCCGCACAGGCTTGGAAGTCGACATTGGGATGACGCTTTGTCAGCTCCTTCATCACCTTCAAGTAGCCATCCATATACGCATTCAGAAGGTCACCCTGACGGCCCTCACCTAAATATGGCGAATAGCCATTATTGATATTCGAGTTAGCGTCCCATTTCACAAATCGGATGCGCGGATATTTGGTCAACACGCGATTGACTGATTCGAACATGTGGCGTTGCACATCAGGGTTGGCGACATCGAGTGCCATCTGCGTGCGTTGCTTTGAGAATGAACGGTCAGGATAGCGCATCACCCACTCTGGGTGCTGTTGAAACAGCTTGCTGTTTTCGTTGATCATCTCCGGCTCGAACCAAATGCCGAATTCGATATCCAATTCATCGGCCGCCTGCATCACCTTATCCAGCTCATTGGGAAAGCGCTTGGTATTAAACTGCCAATCACCCAATCCAGCACGGGTATTCACACGGGCTTCTTTGCCATTTCCAAACCAGCCGTCGTCCAGCACATAGAGCTCGATGCCAAGTTCTGCGCTGTCTTCCATCATCTCGATAATGGCCTTCTCAGACACTTTTAACTTACACCCTTCCCAGGAATTATTATCTACGAGGCGAAGTCGTGTGCCATTCTGAAGAAAGTGATTGCGCGCCCAGTCATGTAATTGACGACTGGCAGGGCCTTTGCCCTCACCGCTCAACGTAAACACACACATGGGCGACGTTGCAGTGTCTCCGGCTTCGACTACTGGTAATCCTGGTTGGTTGACCCCGACACTGGTTTCTAGCACCTGATCCGAGTTGATTTCAAAACTGAGGCGACTGCTACCTGTCCAATCCAACGAGGCAATCATGCAAACCCCCTCGCTTTCGCTCGGCTGTTCACCAAAGCCCAAAATAAACGCGGGCACTGGCCCATGCTTGTGTCGATTGCCATCACGACTTTCAAGGAGGCGTGTGCCTCGGCTCAGTTGCTCTCGAAAAGGAATTCCTGCCGTGTTCCATTGTTCGCTCGCATACCACTCCAGAAAAATCGGCTGCTTCGCATTGGCGTGCCAATACATGGAATCAAGGCGCGGCAAATAGATGGGTGTTTCCATACCATTCTCAACTACTAGCCACTGCTCAAACACATCCACATCAGCGTAGGCTCGCAGGTGCAGCTCAACGCCCAGAGGATACACACGCTCCTTCAAACGGATCACTAGATGCTGAACACCAGGCTCCTCCTCTTTGATCTCGTGGGACTGATAGCGCAGCTCGATCGCGCGGTCGCCGTTTGGAAGCAGCCATTCAATCGGCCCCGCATAGCGCGGTCCATTATTATTACCTGCTGGCTCAGCTGGTGGCTCAAAAGGAAACAGTCGTCCGCCGAGCGGAGCACTCCACGAACCATCGCGCGAAGCGAGTTTTTTCAGCTCTAGGACATCCCCCTTCGCCACTGCATATTCAACCTGCAGATTCGCAGTCTCCAATTTAATTGACTCACCCGCACCCCATGCGGATGCCACTGCTAAACCCAAGGTCCAAACTCCTAATAATAAGTGTTTTTTCATTACAATCACTTCCTGTTTTTTTGAGGGGTAAATTTTCCCGCATACCTAAAAAAAGACCCAACGGCTAGTGGAGCCGCTGGGTCAGAAAAATGAACACTATCGAGTCACGGTTATGTCGCGGGCACCTGCTTCGATCGGCAGGTCCGCAAGATACAGATTGTCACCGACAGACTTGAAGGAAGCACCGTTCATTTTCGGTGTGCCCTGTTCGCTCCAGATGAGCAGCGGGCCAGATTCTTCAAGTGTAAAGCTGATCTGACTCTGAGAAGCAGACTTCACATCCACGGCAGCTGCAGGCAGATATTTATCCGCACGTCCGATCACTACCCAACCCTTCGTTTTCGGATAGATCAGGAACAATTTCGCGTCGAACTTCGAAACTTCAGTCGAGAAACCATTACCAAGCTCAACCGCACTCTTTGTCTCACGATCATACACAACAAGCCCTTCAGCTGGAGCCGTCCAATTAGAGCCGTCCGGTAGTAATTCGCCAGCATAACCGTAGTCCGCTGCGGTGAATCCACTCTTCAGCGTTTTACCACTTTCGGTGAAATTGAACAGCGCGATTGCTGCGACGCCCTCTTCCATCGGTGCAACGACACGGAAAACGTGATCATCACGGAAAGGATGGATGAAGAAACTCTCAGGTAGCAGTGTTGCTGGTGCCGACGTGCGCAGGAGCTTACCATCTTCGTAAGCAAAAGGAATCAACACGTCTGGATTAATCTTCGAGGGCTCATCAGAGATGTAGACGGGTCCACCAGAAATCGCGCGGGCAATGATCATTGGCTTCACATCACGCTCATCATGTGAGTGGAACATGTCGAGGTCGCCCCAGACGGCCTGCCCCATCCAGAGGTGATTGGCGAAGCTCTGGTAGGTGTTGCACTTGTTCTTGTCCTTATCCTTCTGATTGTAGTCCGGGCTGGAGCGGGATACTGCACTATAGCTGAATTGCAGCGAATTGATATTCGGTTGCGAAATACAATTCAGCAGTGGCAGGCCATTCTCATGGCAGGCAGCTTCCAGAGCCGCATTGTTATATTGCGAAGAACGAACGGCATTACCCAAACCACCATACAGGTCGAAGCACTTGGTCTGGAAATCAACCTTGGTAAAATCAAAACCACTCTCGACGGCATCGCGCGCCATCATATCATGCAGCGCCTTGGCACCTTCCGGTGTTTCCGCTGGCACCATGTAAGCGCCCTTAACCAGACTTCTCGGCTTGGTCACTTTGCCCTTTACCAACTGCCCCTTCATTTCCGGCAGCGTATTATCGGGATGGATGCCTTCCATATAGCCTAGCATGTTACGCCAGATGCCAATCCACTTGATGCCGTCCTCATTCTTCAAAGAGGTCACTGGCCCCCAACCATTCGGAAATTTCTTAGCATTAGGCTCCATGCTGACGAGTTTACGACCTGACTCTGTGAAATATCCATCGTCCACCATCGCCCAGCGGAAAGGTGCTTCTGAATCCTCCAAAATTCCAATGGCATCCTTTATGATTTTCTCGGAAATATTCCGCTTATAGTGCTCCCAAGAGCACCATCCCAGATAACCGTAAGGTTCTTCTGGGAAGGTCTTATCGGCACGTGGATGGGCAGAAACATAACCAGATTCAAACACTTGATCCCAGACCTTATCAGTCGCTTCATAAGGCGAGTTGCCGTAAGCCCAAATCACGAGCGGAATCTCTCCGTCGATCGTATCGGTTCCGTAATTTCCAGTTTTTAGTAAGAGCTTTCCGCCCTCGACATAGAACTGACCATACACTTTTGGCGAAGTCATTGGCAACAGACCTAAGTAGCGCCCATCTGTTAATTCCAGTAACACATACTGCCCCTGCTGCACGCTGTTGTGTCCCTTGCGGGTCTTAGAAGGCTTATACGCTTGGAGGTCGGCAATGGAGTCAAAGGCGACACCTTCCACACGATTACCACGCGCAACACCACCCGAATATGGACGGTAATACACTCCATGCTTAAACGCTGGCAACGTCACCTCACGGCTGAGCACGATGCCCGCGTTATCCGACTTGGCCGCGTTTAGATTTTCGACGATCAAGCCAGTCGGGTTGCCTGAGACGACAATCGGTTCTGCTGTCAGAGTCGAACTCAGACATGCAATCGAGAGCATTAATGCGATTGGGATATACTTCATAATGATTCTATTTCCGTTAAATTGTATCTGTGTATGGATCTTTCGCATCTTCGACTGCGAGACCTCTCCATTAAGGGCCAATAATATACTACATTATATGCCTATCGCGCTTGCAAAATCTAAGCATATTTGTGTATATTTTAAGCATCCATGCGCGAGTGGATACCTTATTTAAGTTACTTCGTAGTCTCTAACCAAGCATCTAGCTGTTTCTCTAGATCTTTAACTTTTTCAGGGTTCTGCTTGGCTAAGTTTGTCTGCTCACCGATATCGGTGGAGAGATTGTAGAGTTCCGATGGCTCATTACCCTCAAAGCGGATCAGCTTCCAGTCCTTGTTTAGAATCGAATCCGATGGTTTATGGCCGTTGCCATGCTCGTGCGGATAAGTCCAGGCGAGCACACGGCTGGTGTTGCTGTCAGTGCCACCGAGTATCGGCTTCAAAGATTGCCCATCTAGGTGCTGCTCTGGCTTGAGCGGCAAACCCGCCAAGTCCAGTAGCGTCGGATACAGATCCATAGTAATGATCGGAGCCTCCGTGGTTGCTGGCTGAATGTTGCCGACCCAGCTGATCATGGTCGGAATACGAACACCGCCTTCATAGGTAAAGGCCTTGCCTGAACGTAGCGGTGCATTACTGGTCGGGCCGCCTGTTTGCTTGCGGTGCGCGAGGCCTCCGTTGTCAGAGCTAAAGACGATAATCGTATCTTCCAACAGTCCCTTTGCCTTCAAGTGATCCATCACGCGGCCGATGTTGTTGTCCAAATTCTCCATCATGGCAGCATAGGCTGGATCGCCCTGCACTGCGGTGGAGCGCGTATTGTATTTCTCCTCGGTCAACTTGAGCTTCCCCTCACCCAGAAGCTCGCGCTTCTTGGCTTCATATTTCTGAATCAAAGGCTTCGGTGCCTGGATCGGCGTGTGCACCGCGTAGTGAGCGAGGCAAAGAAAGAAAGGTTCGTTCGCCTGCCCTGAGTCTGTCGCAGGGCTGCCTTGATCGATAAACTCGATCGCTAAATCTGTGAGCGCATCCGTCAAATAGTCCCCAGGCTTGTAGTTCTGTAAATCCGGCACACTGCTGCCGCCCTTGCGCTTCCCGAAAGGGTAAAAGAACGAAGCGGGTTGCCCCGCTCGATTCACCGCTTTGGTGTATTCGAAGCCCTGATACTGCGGTTGCTTCGAGTCTTCTTTGCCCAAGTGCCACTTGCCGATATAGCCAGTGCGGTAGCCTGCTTCCTGGAAGGCTTCGCCAATCGTCACTTCAGATAGCGGTAGCGCGATCTTGCTTCTTGTTGGAATCCACTGAGTGATGCCCACGCGTTGTGGAGCTTTGCCCGTCATCAACGCTGCGCGCGTCGGCGAACACACTGGATTGGCCGAATAGGAACGCTTGAAATTTACACCACTCGCTGCGAGCGCGTCGATATGTGGCGTTTCATGAAAGGTAGAACCGTTGACTCCAAGATCCGTCCAACCAAGGTCATCAATGAAGAAGATGAGCACGTTTGGGCGCGTCGTTTGCGCAGATACAATAGTGGACAACACGAAGGCGCTGAGCGTGAGTAGGTTTTTAAGAGGTCGATACATAAGATCTAACAATAGAAAACAACAATCATACACCTTCCTCGCGCTATTGTCTACCTACCAATATTAGTAGTTTTGTATATCATCGAAAGAATGGTTAGTGATTGTCAGCATGGCGAGTATCTTTGATCTATGCAGCTCGTCCATCCGTGGTTTACAAACAAGCACTCTCTTAACGACTAAAAGTCTCGTATCGGTGCGCAGTAATACGTCGCGTAGCGTGGCGCTGGCTTCGGAAGAATAAATAGAACTTCCCTGGTATCCTTGTCATGTTGCCACATCTGCTTGATAAAACGTCGTGGTTTTGCACCTTCCTTAATTACACCGTAAAGCTTCGCTGGATAATAGCCGTTTTCAGCAATCGGATCTTCTATGATTTTAAACGACTTTGGTTTCAATTTTAGTTCCTTGTCACCTATCGTTCCAATGACGCCTATTTCTGAAAAATTAATTGCGCAAATACTACCAGGACCAAAAACATTATCACTCGCGTCGATAGCTTTCACCTGAATCGGCATCACGGAATTCGTCTCATCTTCAAAGACCATAAGGAGCACTCTTTTCCATTTTTTGGGTATATCTACAAAAGGCATTTCCTCGGGGGCCTGCTCCCCTTCGGCCAATTGCTTGTCGAGGAAATGCAATCGTCGTTTGCCCCTAGGGATTTTAAAAGTCTTGGAGAAGTTTGAGCGCGGCAGATCGGTTTTGGCAACCATACGTTCATTGTCGTAAACATAAGCCTCAGTCGGTGCATCAGCATCCGATTGAAAGTAGAGCACTTGAACCGGACGCTGCCCATAACAAAGCATCGAGAGCAGGCTGAACATGCTGAAAATCAGCCCATTTTTTACAGTGTGGTAAATAGACATATTTTTTTGAACTACCCGAGTGATATAAAGTGCTGAGTTAAACCTCATCAGCATCCAGCCAACGAAAATGAATGATTTCAAAGCGACGGCCAAAGCGTTTATTAACTTCCGAGTTCAGAGTGCTCTCCGAAGGAAGTGTGTATTTTTTATCGCCAGTAGCAATCGAGTTATCGATGTATTCTGCCTTTCGCTGAACGACAGCTTCACACCAGGATTGACTCACGACCTCGTTCGTGGCCGGATTACGAACATCGCCGTAAGCGCGGATCGTAAAAGTATCATCGCGTGCCGAGAGAATGCCGCTCACAGAACGAAGCACATCTGCTTGGCGCGTCCAACCTGGAAAGCCATAGGCGGGGTTCCCTTCAGCGGCCGCTTCGAATGGCCATGTTAGTGGGTCATCTACCATGTCATAAGTCGAAGCTGTGTCAGAGAAATCATCCTGAAGATCCGCGTATGGATTCTCTTCGTCAGCTAGTGTCGCTAGACGCAGAAGTGCCGTTTCCACTGCCCCCGCTCGCGCGAGTTCGGAATCAGCCGCAGTTGCATCCGCATTCTCTAAGAGTTGCCGATTAAAAAACTCTGACAACGAAAGAAAGGGGCCACGCTTCTCAATCTCAGCAACGATTTCACGTGCTAGGGCATTAATCTGCGACTCGGAAAAGCGCGTATACCTGGAGAGCAAATCCCCTCCTCCGAGACCTGCCGCATTTTGGTCTGAAACCAGAATACTTCTCGAAAATGGGCTGCCGGTATCGTCCTCTAATACCACGGATGGAGACACGTCTCCGGAGATAGGAGCACGCGCCGTATCTTCTAACGCTAGCACAGCTCCATCCCCCGAATTAAAGTGGCGCTTTAACAGCATCGCCCAAGCACGCTCAGAGCTTGAGTTAATATTGAACATTCCCTCTACCTCAAGCTCGGCCGCGACCTTTTGCCAAGCATCGTCGTCATTGACATCGAATGCGCTGGTTCCATCTGTTGCGGCCGCAGAAGGCTTATAATAGTGATTCGACAACAGCTCATCCCCACTCAGATGCTTCAGATAAACGTCGTCAAATGAGCTTCCCCCTGAAGCCGACCAATCATCCGGTTGATTCGAAATCGTGGAAACAAACCAATCATCAAAAAACAGATGATTCATCGCGTAACTGTGGTCATGTCCAACGGTGTCAGAAGTTGTCCCATCTAGCCAATCCACTTGAACCTTATCACTTTTAATGAATGGGCTCGCACGGCTATTACCCAAGGCATTCAGTGTATATGGACCAAAACGATTGGGCGCGTTCACATTAAAGTGCTGCAGATCACCGATCGAA
The window above is part of the Lentimonas sp. CC4 genome. Proteins encoded here:
- a CDS encoding sulfatase — encoded protein: MKSLFKCLLILGLASPFFATAKQPNVVFFLVDDLGWKDLGCFGAELYETPNIDKLCAQGMRFPQAYSSAAICSPARATALTGRHCLNLKMWSHLHYLPKGQKILPSYLKDAGYQTWHIGKWHIGNKQKKTLPENLGFDVNVGGWTAWGPGSYFWPYNWKPNGKSDKRTSVPMLKEGGEAGEQLTDRLTDEALKLIDQRDPDSPFYLNFWYYSVHNKKEAKPELIKKYEQKIAALGLERTVRHDPKTGSDLLTSETNATYAAMLETLDDSVGRVVEKLKAIGEYDNTLIVFFSDNGSTTDDVPCAPLNGGKNSTYEAGVRVPAFMVWNGEIQPGSEYDHAIFIGDVFNTIMAATGQPIPSDHPTDSESLLPVFAGETLAPRRFHWYFPESRPHWGQRSNAAVFDETSGMKYIMFFNGDEDELYNIDTDIGETTNLLDQQPEVAQRLQKELSSFMREVYPTLPPPKKNMRSVVTNRIQLSN
- a CDS encoding Sip1-related alpha-galactosidase, with the protein product MKIQSVVCLCLAGVLSAGSLLAEEIVVTAETQKLIVAEGVNVTPGKSGVVLTREVQLPEFRQGAYYRPWGGGPAVGNRVEAVAFTSLADLEAYKPSKTRNEHSYLAEGQFILLELVDGRYLSLLPMTSDLVNGQFFLENGKLLIKSRSLGTEAIVGDIPLLIWAYGSSPYAATEAVWAQVFESGYVAARPRAEKAFPEEPYGYLGWCSWEFYKTKISEKILTDAVHTIENCGAPIRWFMVDNGYLNQKKSMLIDFTPDVKKFPNGWEAITSLKRPDKIKWMGVWRNMAGFMQGISPQHQMTDIKDQLMVRGRRALPKDTPEGAQAFYEKMVLDSKDAGFDFTKVDFQSRLPDFYKGTANAVRATRNNNEALEAATKKYDIPLLNCIAQPNINSLQTKYSALTRSSPDYNQADKDKNKCNTYQSFANHLWMTQTVWGDLDMFHSHDERDVHPMAIARAISGGPVYISDEPSKIVAEVLIPFAYEDGKLLRTAAPATLLPESFFIHPFRDDNVFRVLSPMEDGVAAIALFNFTESGKTLKSGFTAKDYSYAGELLSNGAAWTTPTEGLLVYDREAKSVVELGQGFSTEVSNFDAKLFLLYPKTKGWVVIGRSDKYLPAAAVEVTSVSDSQITFTLQESGPLLIWSEQGAPKMKGASFQSVGANLYLADLPVKSGALDITASR
- a CDS encoding alpha-galactosidase; amino-acid sequence: MKKHLLLGVWTLGLAVASAWGAGESIKLETANLQVEYAVAKGDVLELKKLASRDGSWSAPLGGRLFPFEPPAEPAGNNNGPRYAGPIEWLLPNGDRAIELRYQSHEIKEEEPGVQHLVIRLKERVYPLGVELHLRAYADVDVFEQWLVVENGMETPIYLPRLDSMYWHANAKQPIFLEWYASEQWNTAGIPFREQLSRGTRLLESRDGNRHKHGPVPAFILGFGEQPSESEGVCMIASLDWTGSSRLSFEINSDQVLETSVGVNQPGLPVVEAGDTATSPMCVFTLSGEGKGPASRQLHDWARNHFLQNGTRLRLVDNNSWEGCKLKVSEKAIIEMMEDSAELGIELYVLDDGWFGNGKEARVNTRAGLGDWQFNTKRFPNELDKVMQAADELDIEFGIWFEPEMINENSKLFQQHPEWVMRYPDRSFSKQRTQMALDVANPDVQRHMFESVNRVLTKYPRIRFVKWDANSNINNGYSPYLGEGRQGDLLNAYMDGYLKVMKELTKRHPNVDFQACAAGGGRADLGAMRYSHTFWPSDDTDPLYRLGAQWNFSGFMPVNTITSHVTHKGKGFSPKFRVDVSMMTQFGMEVDTRKCTPDYLTACRVGIAAYKQVREIVQLGDQYRHAHPYDSPTPSMNYVSKDQQRSLVLAYQTGEAQQPVAFSAPVSGLDPARTYQLTEMNLPDGDEQPRLDASVQSSQSGQAWMERGIPLQFTHQYDSAALLLEVID
- a CDS encoding Sip1-related alpha-galactosidase, encoding MKYIPIALMLSIACLSSTLTAEPIVVSGNPTGLIVENLNAAKSDNAGIVLSREVTLPAFKHGVYYRPYSGGVARGNRVEGVAFDSIADLQAYKPSKTRKGHNSVQQGQYVLLELTDGRYLGLLPMTSPKVYGQFYVEGGKLLLKTGNYGTDTIDGEIPLVIWAYGNSPYEATDKVWDQVFESGYVSAHPRADKTFPEEPYGYLGWCSWEHYKRNISEKIIKDAIGILEDSEAPFRWAMVDDGYFTESGRKLVSMEPNAKKFPNGWGPVTSLKNEDGIKWIGIWRNMLGYMEGIHPDNTLPEMKGQLVKGKVTKPRSLVKGAYMVPAETPEGAKALHDMMARDAVESGFDFTKVDFQTKCFDLYGGLGNAVRSSQYNNAALEAACHENGLPLLNCISQPNINSLQFSYSAVSRSSPDYNQKDKDKNKCNTYQSFANHLWMGQAVWGDLDMFHSHDERDVKPMIIARAISGGPVYISDEPSKINPDVLIPFAYEDGKLLRTSAPATLLPESFFIHPFRDDHVFRVVAPMEEGVAAIALFNFTESGKTLKSGFTAADYGYAGELLPDGSNWTAPAEGLVVYDRETKSAVELGNGFSTEVSKFDAKLFLIYPKTKGWVVIGRADKYLPAAAVDVKSASQSQISFTLEESGPLLIWSEQGTPKMNGASFKSVGDNLYLADLPIEAGARDITVTR
- a CDS encoding sulfatase, which encodes MYRPLKNLLTLSAFVLSTIVSAQTTRPNVLIFFIDDLGWTDLGVNGSTFHETPHIDALAASGVNFKRSYSANPVCSPTRAALMTGKAPQRVGITQWIPTRSKIALPLSEVTIGEAFQEAGYRTGYIGKWHLGKEDSKQPQYQGFEYTKAVNRAGQPASFFYPFGKRKGGSSVPDLQNYKPGDYLTDALTDLAIEFIDQGSPATDSGQANEPFFLCLAHYAVHTPIQAPKPLIQKYEAKKRELLGEGKLKLTEEKYNTRSTAVQGDPAYAAMMENLDNNIGRVMDHLKAKGLLEDTIIVFSSDNGGLAHRKQTGGPTSNAPLRSGKAFTYEGGVRIPTMISWVGNIQPATTEAPIITMDLYPTLLDLAGLPLKPEQHLDGQSLKPILGGTDSNTSRVLAWTYPHEHGNGHKPSDSILNKDWKLIRFEGNEPSELYNLSTDIGEQTNLAKQNPEKVKDLEKQLDAWLETTK